A genomic window from Exiguobacterium acetylicum DSM 20416 includes:
- a CDS encoding polysaccharide biosynthesis protein — translation MNRRTIAQGAALLAISSYISKLLSFFYRIPYQNLAGDFGLYVYQTVYPLFAIAAALGIYALPVIVAKLTLHHPDEKREVLWSIFYVLLAMTVFFGLLGWWIAPTLAGWFGDEKLVVPLRAVTCTFYLLPVIAVLRGMFQADLEMRPTAVSQVSENAVRVGLLLLVTYIGVSMQADPYWIGASAHLTAIGGSIVSLFVLLRFAKGKIGRPVFSGIHVRRVGKVLVTSGVAVSIASLALLLMQLIDGLTFVNLLGNTTETKIEKGVLDRGYPLLQFAILFATSMSLASVPSLSTAYRKHDPQMMRQQLETLLRSGLLIAAAATIGLMGVMRPLNIALYQDDQGTAGLIWLAATAFAASIAMMIVSCLQSVDAEKYALVGVLVGLGAKLALNLYFIPRYGMIGAGMATFGGFAVMATAQWILLNLKFGRVSAGNAFYRRLVLPVLAMSVFLYLIETFFQLFELETRIGAALEVGVLVIGGAIIYGSMALRVRALTEQEWALLPLGDKLYQMYQRRRSI, via the coding sequence ATGAATAGACGAACGATTGCGCAAGGCGCAGCACTACTTGCGATCTCTAGCTATATCTCGAAATTGCTCAGCTTCTTTTACCGGATTCCATATCAGAATCTCGCCGGCGATTTCGGATTGTACGTCTATCAGACGGTCTATCCCTTATTCGCGATAGCGGCAGCGCTTGGCATTTATGCGCTGCCCGTCATCGTGGCGAAGTTGACGCTCCATCATCCAGACGAGAAAAGAGAAGTCTTGTGGTCGATTTTCTATGTCTTGCTTGCGATGACAGTCTTCTTCGGATTACTTGGTTGGTGGATCGCCCCGACGCTCGCAGGGTGGTTCGGGGATGAGAAACTGGTCGTGCCCTTGCGTGCGGTGACATGTACGTTTTATTTACTACCCGTGATTGCCGTTCTTAGAGGTATGTTTCAAGCGGATCTCGAGATGCGACCGACGGCTGTATCCCAAGTCTCTGAAAATGCCGTTCGTGTCGGACTATTGTTGCTCGTGACCTATATCGGTGTCTCGATGCAGGCGGACCCATACTGGATTGGTGCCAGTGCCCATCTGACAGCGATCGGCGGTAGCATCGTTTCGTTATTCGTCCTGTTACGTTTTGCGAAAGGAAAAATCGGTCGCCCTGTGTTTTCAGGTATCCATGTACGGCGGGTCGGAAAGGTGCTCGTGACAAGCGGGGTGGCGGTCAGTATCGCCTCACTTGCTTTATTGCTGATGCAATTGATCGATGGATTGACGTTCGTCAATCTACTTGGCAATACGACGGAGACGAAAATTGAAAAAGGGGTGCTCGACCGTGGGTATCCGTTACTGCAATTTGCGATTCTCTTTGCAACATCGATGAGTCTTGCGAGTGTTCCGTCACTATCAACCGCATATCGAAAGCATGATCCGCAGATGATGCGTCAACAACTGGAGACATTACTTCGTTCCGGTCTATTGATTGCCGCTGCAGCGACGATCGGACTAATGGGTGTGATGCGTCCGCTCAATATTGCGTTATATCAAGATGACCAAGGAACAGCAGGACTGATTTGGCTCGCGGCGACGGCATTTGCTGCTTCGATTGCGATGATGATCGTCTCTTGTCTCCAGTCGGTCGATGCTGAAAAGTATGCGCTCGTTGGTGTTCTTGTCGGATTAGGGGCGAAGCTCGCTCTGAATCTCTATTTCATTCCCCGATATGGTATGATCGGGGCGGGTATGGCGACATTTGGCGGTTTTGCCGTCATGGCGACAGCACAATGGATTTTATTGAACCTTAAGTTCGGTCGCGTATCGGCAGGAAACGCGTTCTACCGACGACTGGTCTTACCTGTGCTCGCCATGAGTGTGTTTCTGTATCTGATCGAAACGTTCTTCCAGCTGTTTGAGCTTGAGACACGAATCGGTGCGGCACTCGAAGTCGGCGTCCTTGTCATCGGTGGTGCCATCATTTATGGCAGTATGGCATTACGCGTCCGTGCATTAACAGAACAAGAGTGGGCGCTATTGCCTTTAGGAGATAAGTTATATCAGATGTACCAACGTAGGAGGAGTATATGA
- the mazG gene encoding nucleoside triphosphate pyrophosphohydrolase, with the protein MTHRITIVGLGVGELEQLPFGIYRLLKNTTQPVYLRTMDHPVVSELAAEGMNFTSFDSVYERHSRFEDVYTEIVEELLRLSKTTDIIYAVPGHPLVAESTVQQLLERTDAVDVIGGQSFLDPMFAALGVDPIEGFQLLDATAFAVDEAQIRQHLLIGQVYDALVAGDLKVQLMERYPDEHLVTLVTAAGTSKQSVQSVPLYELDHVTTLSNLTTVYVPPVTDEQTLNRDFATLKEIIARLRGEGGCPWDQEQTHESLKRHLIEESYELLEAIDLQDDNLMIEELGDVLLQVMLHAQIGLDEGYFDIRDVIGSVSDKMIRRHPHVFGETTVDSSADVVSNWQDIKAQEKPERTSLLDGVTKGAPALMRAEDIQKKVAKVGFEWSDVEGALEKVIEELRELKEAAPEERLGEFGDVLFSMTLVGKYLGLSAEEGLQQTNDKFIRRFTRMEQLADRPLVEMTLEEQDSLWHQAKQEEQS; encoded by the coding sequence ATGACACACCGAATCACGATCGTCGGCCTTGGCGTCGGCGAACTCGAACAATTGCCGTTTGGCATCTATCGATTATTAAAAAACACGACACAGCCTGTCTATTTACGGACAATGGATCATCCAGTCGTTTCAGAACTCGCAGCAGAGGGAATGAACTTTACATCATTTGACTCGGTTTATGAACGACATAGTCGGTTTGAAGACGTATACACAGAAATCGTTGAGGAATTGCTTCGTCTCTCAAAGACGACGGACATCATCTATGCCGTCCCAGGTCATCCACTGGTCGCGGAGAGTACCGTCCAGCAGTTATTAGAGCGGACGGACGCGGTCGACGTCATAGGCGGACAAAGTTTTCTTGATCCGATGTTCGCAGCGCTTGGTGTGGATCCAATTGAAGGATTCCAGTTGCTTGATGCAACAGCGTTTGCCGTCGATGAAGCACAGATCCGTCAGCATCTACTAATTGGACAAGTTTATGATGCGCTCGTCGCGGGCGACTTAAAGGTCCAGTTGATGGAACGTTATCCGGACGAACATCTAGTCACTTTGGTCACGGCAGCGGGTACAAGCAAACAGTCCGTCCAAAGCGTACCGTTATATGAACTCGATCATGTGACGACGCTCAGTAACTTGACGACAGTCTACGTGCCACCTGTCACGGATGAGCAGACGTTGAACCGTGACTTCGCGACACTAAAAGAGATCATCGCGCGATTACGCGGTGAAGGCGGTTGTCCATGGGATCAAGAGCAGACGCATGAGTCCTTAAAACGTCATTTAATCGAAGAATCTTACGAATTACTGGAAGCAATCGACCTTCAGGACGATAACTTAATGATAGAAGAGCTAGGAGACGTCCTTTTACAGGTCATGCTCCACGCACAAATTGGTCTAGATGAAGGGTATTTTGATATTCGAGACGTCATCGGAAGCGTCAGTGATAAGATGATTCGTCGCCATCCGCATGTCTTTGGGGAAACAACAGTCGATTCTTCAGCAGACGTCGTTTCGAACTGGCAAGACATCAAAGCACAAGAAAAGCCGGAGCGGACTTCCTTGCTCGATGGTGTGACAAAAGGAGCACCCGCTTTGATGCGCGCAGAAGACATTCAAAAGAAAGTGGCGAAAGTCGGTTTTGAATGGAGTGACGTCGAGGGTGCACTTGAAAAAGTAATCGAAGAGTTACGTGAATTGAAGGAAGCCGCACCAGAAGAACGACTAGGTGAATTCGGAGATGTTCTGTTTTCGATGACGCTCGTCGGGAAATACCTCGGTCTCTCGGCAGAAGAGGGGCTACAACAGACGAATGATAAATTCATCCGTCGCTTTACGCGAATGGAACAACTAGCGGACCGACCGCTCGTTGAGATGACGCTTGAAGAGCAAGATTCACTCTGGCATCAAGCGAAGCAGGAGGAACAGTCATGA
- a CDS encoding RNA-binding S4 domain-containing protein: protein MRLDKFLKVSRLIKRRTLAKEVADQGRITINGNVAKASSTVAAGDEMTIRFGNKIVTVAISSIKEHAKKEEASDMYEIIREEKVNSEESM, encoded by the coding sequence ATGAGACTTGATAAATTTTTAAAAGTATCGCGTCTGATCAAACGACGGACGCTTGCAAAAGAAGTAGCGGATCAAGGTCGGATTACGATCAATGGTAATGTGGCGAAAGCAAGTAGCACGGTAGCAGCGGGTGACGAGATGACGATCCGGTTCGGAAACAAGATTGTCACGGTTGCGATTTCGAGCATTAAAGAACATGCTAAAAAAGAAGAAGCGTCTGATATGTATGAGATCATCCGTGAAGAAAAGGTGAATTCCGAAGAATCGATGTAA
- a CDS encoding FtsB family cell division protein — MPTPLESGRPAPKIKPLNDRKKQLSQNAIENRRRLKNRFFLCLTVFLLIFSLMGWSYMEKRQLIAEQKQSFQVAEQEQTKAKKETARLKEEINRLNDKEYVANLARSELLYSKKGETIFYFSPED, encoded by the coding sequence ATGCCAACACCGCTCGAATCAGGGCGTCCAGCGCCAAAGATCAAGCCGCTCAATGACCGTAAGAAGCAGTTGAGTCAGAATGCCATCGAAAACCGTCGACGCCTCAAAAATCGCTTTTTCCTGTGTCTGACCGTCTTTTTGCTCATCTTTTCCCTCATGGGGTGGTCATACATGGAAAAACGGCAATTGATCGCTGAACAAAAGCAGTCGTTTCAAGTCGCTGAACAAGAGCAGACGAAAGCGAAAAAAGAGACCGCCCGTCTGAAGGAAGAAATCAATCGTCTCAATGATAAAGAGTATGTAGCGAACTTAGCTCGGAGCGAGTTGCTCTATTCGAAAAAAGGGGAAACGATCTTCTACTTTTCACCGGAAGACTAA